Genomic DNA from Rana temporaria chromosome 1, aRanTem1.1, whole genome shotgun sequence:
GAACCTAAATTTtctagtgcctttttttttttttttttttttttagttaagacTCTCCTCTACATTGCTGTCAGAGCTGTTTTCTGCAATTGTAGCTATGCTTCAAttgatatttaaaagaaaaagataTTTTATCACTGCTGTAATTTCTTGGTTATAAAACTTTTAAGGCAAATGGTTGTCTTCCGCCTTCCTCCTTTCGTTCCATAATAAAATATTGGATgattagaaaaattaaaaaaataattttacttttcTAATTCTGATTTTCTATTTCAAGGTTTAAAGAGAGTGACAGGACGCTTTAACTCCAAAAACTCTTGTGATGCTCGGACTTATTCCTACACACTGCCTACTTTTGCATTTGCAAATAAGGACCATGAAACACAGGATGAAAGTTTCCGACTTAGTCAGGAAACATTGAACAGAGTGAATGAACTGCTTTCCCTATACAAGGGAACTCACAATTTTCATAATTTCACCTCGCAAAAAGGGCCCAAGGACCCCAGTGCAAAGCGATACATCATGGAGATGCACTGCGAGCCTCCATTTGAACAAGGAGGGTTGGAGCTGGCTGTAATTAAAGTAAAAGGCCAAAGCTTCATGATGCATCAGATACGGAAGATGATTGGGTTGGTTATTGCAGTGGTGAAAGGATATGCAGCTCCTTCCATTATGGAGCGCAGCTGGGGAGAAGATAAAGTTGACATTCCCAAAGCTCCTggcctggggctggttttggagaCTGTTCACTTCGAGAAATACAACCGTCGTTTTGGCAATGATGGCTTCCATGAGTCTTTAGACTGGACAGAAAAAGAAGGGAACATTGAGGCCTTTAAAAAGGAGCACATCTATCCCACTATCATCCAAACAGAAATTGAAGAAAAGTCAATGGCAAGCTGGCTTGCAACTTTATCTATACATGACTATGAAGCTTCTTCACAGCAACCAAATGACCATAAGGTAACTGATGAAATGTTATATACTAGTAGTTGTCAACAGTCCAACAAGGCagcttatatttgtttttttaatccgaTTTTCTTGATCTGAAATTGTTGATTCTCAGTATTGTTGTTTGCATTTTTCTGAAAGTAATTCCTTGCAGTTGAGAAAGTATGTTgcataataaatatataccctTATCTCTAGATATGATCTATAACGTAGTCTCATGACCAGGGAAAGGACCCTGTGCCTTGATCCATGGCAATGCAAAGGACCctatgctaccccccccccccctttcccaagCCCTGCTAGGCAAAGGGGATCTAAATACAAgtcctggttaaaaaaaaaaaacaacccagaaGGTTCACTTGTTATTTTGTATAAAAGTACCACGTGGTTGTGGGTTAGATTGGGATTGGGTTATGCTTATTTATAGAAATAGGATTTACACAGAGATGTCATGGTCTCTGAGCCTATATGGAGTAATGCATTTCTATGCAACTGGGTAATCAGCATTTTTATAGCCACATGGGAGCTCATCATTCCACTACCATGACTGAACACAGCTGCTTTGTAGTCTCTGCATGTTATGCATGTGCGAAAGCCGTCTATATAATCGGCCTGTAACATGGTTGGCGGCCTCATGTAATTTTGGTGTCAGTCTTTCACTTTCTTTTGTAACTTGGCACCAGTCTCTAACCGCTTTATGTAACATTGCTGCTGTCCCATTATGGCAGTAGTAAAAAATGTGAGGTTGGGGGTAGTCGGGTAGTTCACTTACTTTTAATGTGCTTTCTTTATTTTGCAGGTGGGGGACGCTGCAGTTGATCAGAGTGATGATGGAGGGGACTCGGACTGAGAGTAGTCCAACCCATTCTGCTGCTAGAAGATGTAGAGATTTGATGATCTCTGGCATGTTGACTCAAGTCAACGTGTACTCTGTTTATTTAATAAGTTAATGTAAACTGCAGTGAAATTGTGCAAAGTGCAGTGACCCATGGTGGCCAATCAAATTTTACTAGGTTCATAAAGATGAATTTTAACTATGGGTTACAGCTCTTTGCATTGGAATTGTACTTTCCACTGCCTTAAAGAATAAGCGACCCTTCatgtttgtttttaaccactcgCCCCAAAAGATAATTCAGCCCTTTATTTTATGACTTCCTGTGGATAAGCTGAAGAAATGCCCCATACTGTCTTCATGGGTATAAGAGAATTTGATGCCAATGGTTacaggtgtttgttttttttt
This window encodes:
- the PUS1 gene encoding tRNA pseudouridine synthase A; the protein is MASLKEENILQASSVGETRKASSLQEDSEIVEENGHDAKRFKPDDEEQAKKYPKKKVVLLLAYSGKGYHGMQRNVGSSQYKTIEDELVQALLLSDCIPENHAEHMKKMSFQRCARTDKGVSAAGQVVSLKIRLIDDTVEKINGHLPSHIRVLGLKRVTGRFNSKNSCDARTYSYTLPTFAFANKDHETQDESFRLSQETLNRVNELLSLYKGTHNFHNFTSQKGPKDPSAKRYIMEMHCEPPFEQGGLELAVIKVKGQSFMMHQIRKMIGLVIAVVKGYAAPSIMERSWGEDKVDIPKAPGLGLVLETVHFEKYNRRFGNDGFHESLDWTEKEGNIEAFKKEHIYPTIIQTEIEEKSMASWLATLSIHDYEASSQQPNDHKVGDAAVDQSDDGGDSD